In Haloarchaeobius litoreus, the following are encoded in one genomic region:
- a CDS encoding outer membrane protein assembly factor BamB family protein, producing the protein MRTRTLLAVAVLVVGLLGVVYVGLAGESTGALELEWTSEPDPGTAGNHHEPAVAVVDGEPLVFAPVSSTQDADQCALVALDATDGSERWRYDVPRRNCTIHAVADPAVADTDGDGDREVLAPTTEDEVLVAGAVEGRIEDRLPLTDYGYTRPTVADIDEDGQDETVAVDVLGSVRVFAPDGSIEWRADREAYVWATPIVDDVDADGATEVVVADRHGYVTAFGPEGSVLWNRSSGAGSVATWMTSANLDDDPALEYVVATTSGATVAYDGRTGEREWGHDASSLSAVNAVLSVEGRPTVFATAADGSLVAIDGTDGSVRWETMVTDQPINMMPPPVAGDVDGDGDAELVVAANDGTVAVYDPASGELLATHSRAVAILAHPVLADTDGDGSEEIYVMYADGRVQRLSAEN; encoded by the coding sequence ATGCGAACGCGGACACTGCTCGCCGTCGCCGTGCTCGTCGTCGGCCTCCTCGGCGTGGTGTACGTCGGACTCGCCGGTGAGTCGACGGGGGCGCTCGAACTGGAGTGGACCAGCGAGCCCGACCCGGGGACGGCCGGCAACCACCACGAGCCCGCGGTCGCGGTCGTCGACGGCGAGCCGCTGGTGTTCGCGCCGGTCTCGTCGACCCAGGACGCCGACCAGTGCGCGCTGGTCGCCCTCGACGCGACCGACGGGAGCGAGCGCTGGCGCTACGACGTGCCCCGGCGGAACTGCACCATCCACGCCGTCGCCGACCCCGCCGTCGCGGACACCGACGGCGACGGCGACCGTGAGGTGCTCGCCCCGACGACCGAGGACGAGGTGCTCGTCGCCGGTGCCGTCGAGGGCCGAATCGAGGACCGCCTCCCGCTGACCGACTACGGCTACACCCGACCCACGGTGGCCGACATCGACGAGGACGGGCAGGACGAGACCGTCGCCGTGGACGTGCTCGGCTCGGTCAGGGTGTTCGCGCCGGACGGGAGCATCGAGTGGCGGGCCGACCGCGAGGCGTACGTCTGGGCGACGCCCATCGTCGACGACGTGGACGCCGACGGAGCGACCGAGGTCGTCGTCGCCGACCGACACGGCTACGTCACGGCCTTCGGACCCGAGGGCTCGGTGCTGTGGAACCGGTCGAGCGGTGCCGGCTCCGTCGCAACCTGGATGACCAGTGCGAACCTCGACGACGATCCCGCACTGGAGTACGTCGTCGCGACCACGTCCGGCGCGACGGTCGCCTACGACGGCCGCACCGGCGAGCGCGAGTGGGGCCACGACGCCAGCTCGCTCTCGGCGGTCAACGCGGTGCTGTCGGTCGAGGGGCGGCCGACGGTGTTCGCGACCGCCGCCGACGGCTCGCTCGTCGCCATCGACGGCACGGACGGCTCGGTTCGCTGGGAGACGATGGTGACGGACCAGCCCATCAACATGATGCCCCCACCGGTCGCCGGTGACGTCGACGGCGACGGGGACGCCGAGCTGGTCGTCGCGGCCAACGACGGCACCGTCGCGGTGTACGACCCCGCCAGCGGCGAACTGCTCGCAACGCACTCGCGCGCCGTCGCCATCCTCGCGCACCCGGTGCTCGCCGACACCGACGGCGACGGCAGCGAGGAGATCTACGTCATGTACGCCGACGGGCGGGTCCAGCGGCTCTCCGCCGAGAACTGA